The following coding sequences are from one Primulina eburnea isolate SZY01 chromosome 15, ASM2296580v1, whole genome shotgun sequence window:
- the LOC140815620 gene encoding uncharacterized protein At4g02000-like — protein MLSLHNVDFWVQVYDLPIGFMSEHIGKLLGNFIGKFVEYDDSNNLSIWRTFMRIRVTFDVREPLKRFKKIRKQGGDWVIVNFKYERLTQFCFICGLLGHMDRFCDKLFNTPEADIKKEWGTWLRAPTRKTTNIEGSR, from the coding sequence ATGCTTTCTCTCCACAATGTGGATTTCTGGGTTCAAGTGTATGATTTGCCTATCGGCTTCATGTCAGAACATATTGGTAAACTACTTGGTAATTTTATCGGAAAGTTTGTTGAATATGATGATAGTAATAATTTATCTATCTGGCGCACGTTTATGCGAATCCGTGTTACATTTGATGTCCGGGAGCCATTGAAACGTTTTAAAAAGATTAGGAAACAAGGAGGAGATTGGGTGATTGTTAACTTCAAGTATGAAAGATTGACACAGTTCTGTTTCATTTGTGGATTACTTGGCCATATGGATCGTTTCTGTGACAAACTTTTCAATACCCCTGAAGCTGATATTAAAAAAGAGTGGGGAACATGGCTTCGTGCACCAACAAGAAAAACCACAAATATAGAGGGCAGTCGCTAG